From the Prunus dulcis chromosome 4, ALMONDv2, whole genome shotgun sequence genome, one window contains:
- the LOC117624327 gene encoding putative ALA-interacting subunit 2: MEVDGSASTVSRGSQSIPLQSRRQRAFYQFTQQSLPACKPVLTPAWVITTFLLVGAIFIPVGLITLHASQNVVEIVDQYDTECVPEAFKGNKVAYIKDNLISKNCSRYLKVYKHMKAPIYIYYQLDNYYQNHRRYVKSRSDQQLLHGLGYNDTSSCKPEESKNGLPTVPCGLIAWSLFNDTYTFIHGRTELKVNRKNIAWKSDRDHKFGKHVYPFNFQNGTLIGGGKLDPRIPLSDQEDLIVWMRTAALPSFRKLYGRIEEDLDADDVLLVNLTNNYNTYSFGGKKKIVLSTSSWLGGKNDFLGLAYTFVGSTSIFISVVFLLLHMKNPRPYRERPYLPWNKQSVSSRRCDDTL; this comes from the exons ATGGAAGTGGATGGAAGTGCCTCAACAGTTTCTAGGGGTTCTCAATCAATTCCACTACAATCCAGGCGGCAGAGAG CTTTCTATCAGTTTACACAGCAGAGCCTCCCCGCTTGTAAGCCTGTCCTCACACCAGCATGG GTGATTACTACATTTTTATTGGTTGGTGCCATTTTCATACCAGTTGGGCTTATTACACTTCATGCCTCCCAGAAC GTTGTAGAAATTGTGGACCAATATGATACAGAGTGTGTCCCGGAGGCATTCAAGGGCAATAAGGTGGCCTACATCAAAGATAACTTAATCTCTAAAAACTGTTCTCGGTACTTGAAG GTTTACAAGCATATGAAAGCTCCAATTTATATCTACTATCAGCTTGATAACTACTATCAAAACCACCGACG GTATGTCAAAAGTAGAAGTGATCAGCAGCTTTTACATGGATTGGGGTACAATGACACAAGCTCCTGTAAACCTGAGGAGTCCAAGAATGGTCTTCCAACTGTTCCTTGTGGCTTGATAGCGTGGAGTTTGTTTAATGATACTTATACTTTTATTCATGGAAGAACTGAATTAAAAGTCAACAGGAAGAACATAGCATGGAAGAGTGACCGTGATCACAAATTTGGGAAGCATGTATATCCCTTTAATTTCCAGAACGGGACCTTGATCGGTGGTGGAAAGCTAGATCCAAGAATTCCT cTAAGCGATCAAGAAGATCTTATTGTATGGATGCGGACAGCTGCGCTCCCCAGTTTCCGGAAGCTGTATGGTAGAATTGAAGAGGATTTGGATGCAGATGATGTTCTCTTAGTCAATCTAACGAACAACTACAATACTTACAGTTTTggtgggaagaagaagattgtcCTTTCAACATCAAGCTGGTTAGGAGGAAAGAATGACTTCCTTGGGCTTGCCTATACTTTTGTTGGTTCGACTTCCATATTCATCTCTGTTGTCTTCTTGTTGctacatatgaaaaatccaAG GCCCTATAGGGAAAGACCTTATCTGCCTTGGAACAAGCAAAGCGTTTCCAGCAGAAGATGTGATGATACTTTATGA